From one Lasioglossum baleicum chromosome 11, iyLasBale1, whole genome shotgun sequence genomic stretch:
- the LOC143213648 gene encoding uncharacterized protein LOC143213648 has translation MKYSYRKSAIPKRFARFVRGIEQIFKLRSRSPYRRHDERKQRSSLKNCPLRGKTLIKEAPAPRIKIKIPELESGTGEFLLDGGASVNLVVLDVLGEGAEIVSREEIEITGLTTNPIRTLGTTILHIHEAPAFFYVVKRLAIEADGLIGSPFLKQEEAEISYYHGTLVLKNKPIRPIRFSNYQQDSDVRTKHRIDARTSQQIAIRIANPRIKEGYLPRIKTHKQLYIGEAAVLNDGGKCHVMATNTSEEAIDVEIEPQIVEPYDILSTSDEDIYSEERAENSNGLKNRKTVSSSYVKNSVESLFYNIQISANHSSLQQTPLNMPLEPCLVKAK, from the exons tccgcgattccaaagagattcgcgagattcgtccgtggaatcgaacaaatctttaaacttcgatcgcgctcaccgtacaggcgacacgatgagcgaaaacaaagaagttcgctaaagaactgtccgcttcgaggaaaaaccctcatcaaggaagctccagcaccacgaatcaaaatcaaaatcccggaactggaatcaggcacgggagaatttctacttgatggtggagcatccgtaaatttagtcgttcttgacgttttaggagaaggagcagaaattgtttcacgcgaagaaattgaaataactggtcttactacaaatccaattcgcactctaggaactacgatacttcacatacacgaagctcctgcgtttttctacgtagtgaagcgccttgcaatagaagcagatggacttataggaagcccatttttaaaacaggaagaagcagaaatttcttattaccatgggacactggtattaaaaaataagcccatcaggcctattcgattttcaaattaccagcaggactcagatgtacggaccaaacatcgcatcgatgcccgaacatctcaacagattgccataagaatagctaatccaaggataaaagaaggctatttaccacgcataaaaacgcacaaacaactctacataggagaagccgccgtcctgaacgacggaggaaaatgtcatgttatggcaaccaacactagcgaggaagccatagacgtagaaatagagccacaaatcgtggaaccttacgacattttgagcacatcagatgaagatatttattcagag gaaagggcagaaaattcaaatggactgaagaacaggaaaacagtttcaagcagttacgtgaagaactctgtcgagagcctattttacaatatccagatttcagcaaaccattcgtcattacaacagacgcctctgaatatgccgttggagccgtgcttagtcaaggcgaaatag